The nucleotide window GGGAGGGTTCAGAGTGGAGGTGCGATCGCAAAGCCCCTCAACCCAGCATTTCGCTGATCGGGCAGAAAGCGGCTCATTTGCTCACGACCCAGATCCCACCACCCATCGCAGAACCGACCGCAGCATAGATGCTGTTTGCTTTCGAGCTAAACATAAAGTTGCAACCATGCGAGTGGCACTGCTGACTTAAAAAATAATTGACAACTATCAAGAACAAATGTTTTTCTTGATTCTATTTCACAAAATAAAAGGCTTAATTGTTAATTGTGGGGCAACACATCGATACTTTCCTATATTGTTCACTGCCAATTTAGTTAAATCAGCGATTAAGAAGATTAAGGAAACACCTTTTACTTAAACATGGAGAGAAAGATGAACAGCACAGCAGATTACTTCCCCCAATTCGGTACCGGAACTTGGTGGGTTGAAATCACCACCTTTAAGCCGCCTTGCACCTATTATTTTGGCCCATTCTACAGCTACCGAGAAGCCGAACTGCACAGCCCTGGTTATATCGAGGACTTGGTTAAAGAAGGAACGGGAGAAATGCTTTCTTTAATCAAATGCTGTAACCCAACAGAGTTGACGGTTTCACTTGAAGAAACAAATCAGACAGTTCCAGTCTGACTACTCGTATCCCCCGTAAACTTTCTCTCATCGTCAAAAAATCTGGCGAATCCGGAAATATTCCGACCTACCATAGGGCTGAAACCCCCGAATTCACTGAGTTTGACTAACGGGACTGGCGGGATTCGA belongs to Pseudanabaena sp. FACHB-2040 and includes:
- a CDS encoding DUF1816 domain-containing protein, coding for MNSTADYFPQFGTGTWWVEITTFKPPCTYYFGPFYSYREAELHSPGYIEDLVKEGTGEMLSLIKCCNPTELTVSLEETNQTVPV